The following coding sequences are from one Argonema galeatum A003/A1 window:
- a CDS encoding ATP-binding protein, with protein sequence MASIDQIIKREVNPFDPVTFKAGNFWQEQQDPALTVESIHQDILIEIEALLDLVAQDRRTRTLMLYGDSGSGKTYLLGRLKRTLNRKAFFVYIDPFPDSDFIWRHVLRYTVDSLLQVPQGQQESQLLLWLKGLSVFKQRSILDRIRGDRQAFIRKLRDTYTSGIYNANEFFGVLYDLLNPELRLLACDWLRGDDLDEEDLKNLRLKSDIDTEDAAQKVLANFGRIAAETQPIVLCFDQLENIARLPNGNIDLQALFTVNSSIHNQNLKNFLVIISLITDIGRQNADRIHQSDKARIDHRVSLKRITLDQAETIWASRLYPLYQQADPKPPTPISPLTRKILELKFPGGRTDPRNALRLGQKLIQGYKLGGKFEEDSVAVLKLIWLDEFNKIQQKISRIRQLSSQELIRMFQEVLAALQVAEIRPKLLPGTKYGSYSVSYEQPGKSKRVGVVWTEEPNLSNFFYVMNACQKAIQQNLCQTLYLIRAEEVGKETNKGYKLYKEIFTGLPHRLIIPDMTSVYYLATYHSLANAARSAELVVAGETPNINDLEALIRDSQILHNCSLLQDLGIVPSQENADNFRQVTNNFNGKKMDTFQQLKDFLLTLVTTQQLMGNQVLIQNALNQFPMVNESQVVQLIQQLCQENRIQLLNAKASPEAQLVCLLPKG encoded by the coding sequence ATGGCATCTATAGATCAAATTATTAAACGAGAGGTTAACCCATTCGATCCGGTAACTTTTAAAGCGGGTAACTTTTGGCAGGAACAGCAAGATCCAGCCCTTACTGTTGAGTCTATTCATCAAGATATCCTCATTGAAATTGAAGCGCTTCTCGATCTGGTTGCCCAAGATCGTCGCACCCGCACCCTGATGCTTTATGGCGACTCTGGTTCTGGTAAAACTTATTTATTGGGTCGGCTCAAACGCACGCTCAACCGCAAAGCTTTTTTCGTTTATATCGATCCATTTCCCGATAGCGACTTCATCTGGCGGCACGTCCTACGCTACACTGTGGATAGCCTTTTGCAAGTCCCTCAAGGCCAACAAGAATCTCAGTTGTTACTTTGGCTCAAGGGTTTATCTGTTTTCAAACAACGCAGTATTTTAGATCGGATACGGGGCGATCGCCAAGCCTTCATCCGCAAACTTAGAGATACTTATACTTCAGGTATATACAATGCGAATGAGTTCTTTGGAGTGCTGTACGACCTGCTCAATCCTGAATTACGGCTGCTTGCCTGCGATTGGTTGCGGGGAGACGATTTAGATGAAGAAGATTTGAAAAATCTGCGGCTCAAAAGTGATATTGACACCGAAGATGCAGCCCAAAAAGTTTTGGCTAATTTTGGCAGAATTGCTGCGGAAACTCAGCCGATCGTACTTTGTTTTGACCAGCTAGAAAACATTGCTCGCTTGCCAAACGGAAATATCGATTTACAAGCATTGTTTACCGTCAACTCCAGTATTCATAACCAGAACTTGAAGAACTTTCTGGTTATCATTAGCCTAATTACAGATATTGGGAGACAGAATGCCGATCGCATTCATCAGTCTGACAAAGCTCGGATAGATCATCGAGTTAGCTTAAAACGTATTACTTTGGATCAAGCAGAAACAATCTGGGCAAGTAGACTCTATCCGCTATACCAACAAGCCGATCCCAAACCTCCCACACCAATTTCCCCCTTAACCAGAAAAATTTTAGAGTTGAAATTCCCTGGTGGTAGAACTGACCCTAGAAATGCTCTCAGGCTTGGCCAAAAACTAATTCAGGGATACAAGCTAGGCGGAAAGTTTGAAGAAGATTCTGTCGCAGTATTAAAATTGATCTGGCTTGACGAATTTAATAAAATTCAGCAGAAAATCTCTCGAATTCGCCAATTATCTTCCCAGGAACTGATACGAATGTTTCAAGAAGTATTAGCTGCTTTGCAAGTGGCCGAGATTCGTCCCAAGCTGTTACCCGGAACAAAGTATGGTAGTTATTCTGTTAGCTACGAACAGCCAGGTAAGTCTAAAAGAGTAGGAGTTGTGTGGACTGAAGAACCTAACTTGAGCAACTTCTTTTATGTAATGAATGCTTGCCAAAAGGCAATTCAACAAAACCTGTGCCAAACTCTGTATCTAATTAGGGCTGAAGAGGTAGGGAAAGAAACCAATAAAGGTTATAAACTTTACAAGGAAATCTTTACTGGTTTACCTCATCGCCTGATTATACCAGATATGACTTCTGTATACTACTTGGCAACTTACCACAGCTTGGCTAATGCGGCTCGATCCGCAGAGTTGGTGGTTGCAGGTGAAACCCCCAATATCAATGATTTAGAAGCATTAATTCGCGATTCTCAAATCTTGCATAATTGTTCTTTACTGCAAGATTTAGGTATCGTTCCAAGTCAAGAAAATGCTGATAATTTCAGGCAAGTTACAAACAACTTTAATGGGAAGAAAATGGATACTTTTCAGCAATTGAAAGACTTTTTATTGACTCTAGTCACAACTCAGCAACTTATGGGTAATCAGGTACTTATCCAAAATGCTCTCAATCAGTTTCCTATGGTGAATGAATCCCAAGTTGTTCAGCTGATTCAGCAGCTATGTCAGGAAAACAGAATTCAACTTCTCAACGCCAAGGCTAGTCCAGAAGCACAATTAGTCTGTCTATTACCTAAAGGTTAG
- a CDS encoding DNA translocase FtsK, which translates to MPYITESATIIALITKLSSAKILWADTEVADWDTAYPRLSLIQVLADPKNLNGDRAYILDVLDKSDLVAYFVNQIMANPEIEKVFHNASFDLKFLGGNKAQNVTCTLKMARKITKDRLSVSNLKLKTLAAELCQFSNIDTEEQGSDWGRRPLTEKQLKYAKLDPIYLAHVHRRLLKTINQNHPNLEDMSSMPRHEKSEQTSFSVTNVRVAFECPRLFYLHHHFDGKTLFVPEDRIKGIGTAFHKLAEDFIGIAKREPQFKALFESPVEHLSVDAIATQMQQLFYQLAFFPYLQSAIQQDSNQAAALHQIWQGLTRLIRHWTELLIKNRRDCRADAVISRTLVTGEFSLEHNFTLPDGTQQRLIGKLDSLVFDFEQKRLCVVEYKTYEPVDPSAQLAQVSLYSYMLKEKKKVPVDSAVYCVLPEFKEYRYSWEQLEKTVHQVIPHKLQQMREWLKWEPPHPNPPPPTPQPHLCDICPQQEKCQSFFVVDSSQSTSSEKVVIPPQAEKKKPEATKKPLPTPNADAIAEKLVATLKSFGISVDYQGAAIGPAFIRVRLKPHPGVRVASLLNRSADLQVQLELANPPLIAPQAGYVSVDLPRSDRQIAKIEDYIQRQQLPSTAPVKIAIGVNLDGQLLEADLSDPNTCHFLVGGTTGSGKSEFLRSLLLSLLWRHSPKHLKIALVDPKRVTFPEFEGIPSLYAPVVKDSDRAISLMTDLVAEMEQRYQLFEAAGCADISAYNQKATKPLPRIVCIFDEYADFMAEKEIRNALELSIKRLGAMARAAGIHLIVATQRPEARVVTPLIRSNLPGRVALRTASEADSIIVLGGDRKAAAYLLGKGDLLYQAGSHLHRLQSLLATIIELPQS; encoded by the coding sequence ATGCCATATATAACAGAATCAGCTACAATAATAGCACTTATCACCAAATTATCATCTGCTAAAATACTTTGGGCAGATACAGAAGTTGCTGACTGGGATACAGCTTATCCCAGATTATCTTTGATTCAAGTGTTGGCAGATCCGAAGAATCTTAATGGCGATCGCGCTTATATTCTAGACGTATTGGATAAGTCTGATTTGGTAGCATATTTTGTTAATCAAATCATGGCAAATCCTGAAATTGAAAAGGTTTTTCATAACGCCAGCTTCGATCTAAAGTTTCTAGGTGGTAACAAGGCGCAGAACGTTACCTGTACTTTGAAGATGGCGAGGAAGATAACCAAAGATCGCCTTTCAGTTTCCAACCTAAAACTCAAAACTTTAGCAGCAGAACTTTGCCAATTTAGCAATATAGATACAGAAGAACAAGGAAGCGATTGGGGACGCCGACCTTTAACCGAAAAACAGTTAAAATATGCTAAATTAGATCCAATTTATCTGGCTCACGTACATCGTCGTTTATTAAAAACTATTAACCAAAATCATCCTAATTTAGAGGATATGTCATCAATGCCGCGACATGAAAAATCCGAACAAACTAGCTTCAGTGTCACCAACGTCAGAGTAGCTTTTGAATGTCCGCGTTTATTTTATTTGCACCATCATTTTGATGGAAAAACTTTGTTTGTGCCAGAGGATCGCATCAAGGGAATTGGCACTGCATTTCATAAATTAGCAGAAGATTTTATTGGTATAGCTAAGCGTGAACCGCAGTTTAAAGCTTTATTTGAGTCACCAGTTGAGCATTTGAGTGTGGATGCGATCGCAACTCAAATGCAACAGCTATTTTATCAACTAGCATTTTTCCCTTATCTACAATCAGCTATTCAACAAGACTCAAATCAAGCGGCGGCGTTGCATCAAATCTGGCAGGGATTAACTAGATTGATTCGCCACTGGACTGAATTGCTTATTAAAAATAGACGCGATTGTCGTGCGGATGCTGTGATTTCCCGCACTTTGGTTACTGGAGAATTCAGCCTTGAGCATAACTTCACTTTGCCAGATGGTACGCAGCAAAGGTTAATCGGAAAACTTGATAGTTTAGTCTTCGATTTTGAGCAAAAGCGCCTCTGTGTGGTAGAGTATAAAACTTATGAGCCTGTCGATCCCTCCGCTCAATTAGCCCAGGTTTCTCTCTATAGCTATATGCTTAAAGAAAAGAAAAAAGTGCCTGTTGATTCGGCAGTTTACTGCGTTTTACCAGAGTTCAAAGAATATCGCTATTCTTGGGAACAGTTGGAAAAGACAGTACATCAAGTGATTCCTCATAAATTACAGCAAATGCGGGAATGGCTGAAATGGGAACCGCCTCATCCCAATCCGCCGCCACCAACACCCCAACCGCACCTTTGCGATATTTGTCCACAGCAGGAAAAGTGTCAGTCTTTTTTTGTTGTTGATAGCAGCCAATCTACATCATCTGAGAAAGTGGTAATTCCTCCACAAGCTGAAAAAAAGAAGCCTGAAGCGACTAAAAAACCTTTACCTACTCCTAACGCAGATGCGATCGCAGAAAAGTTAGTAGCAACCCTCAAGTCTTTTGGTATTAGTGTTGATTACCAAGGGGCAGCGATCGGGCCAGCTTTCATCCGAGTTAGGCTCAAACCTCATCCGGGAGTAAGAGTTGCCTCCCTACTAAATAGATCTGCCGATCTACAGGTGCAACTAGAATTAGCCAATCCGCCGCTGATTGCACCGCAAGCTGGGTATGTCAGCGTCGATCTACCGCGATCCGATCGCCAAATAGCCAAAATTGAGGATTATATTCAGCGTCAACAATTGCCCTCAACAGCACCAGTGAAAATTGCGATCGGCGTGAATCTGGACGGACAATTACTAGAAGCTGATTTATCCGATCCGAATACTTGTCACTTTTTAGTTGGTGGGACGACTGGTAGCGGTAAGAGCGAATTTCTGCGAAGTCTTCTCCTCAGTCTACTCTGGCGTCACTCCCCCAAGCATCTGAAAATTGCCCTCGTCGATCCCAAGCGGGTAACTTTCCCAGAATTTGAGGGGATACCGTCGCTGTATGCACCCGTGGTTAAAGATAGCGATCGCGCGATCTCCCTCATGACTGACTTAGTAGCAGAAATGGAGCAGCGTTATCAGCTGTTTGAAGCTGCTGGCTGTGCCGATATCAGCGCTTACAATCAAAAAGCAACCAAACCCCTACCCCGCATTGTCTGCATCTTCGATGAATATGCTGATTTTATGGCGGAAAAAGAAATTCGCAATGCACTAGAATTGAGCATTAAACGTCTTGGCGCTATGGCACGAGCAGCTGGAATTCACCTGATCGTGGCCACCCAACGTCCAGAAGCCAGAGTTGTCACCCCCTTAATCCGCTCTAACTTACCAGGAAGGGTTGCATTGCGTACCGCCAGTGAGGCAGACTCGATTATTGTGCTAGGTGGCGATCGAAAAGCAGCTGCCTACCTACTGGGTAAAGGTGATTTACTCTACCAAGCGGGATCGCATCTGCACCGATTACAAAGCTTGTTGGCTACAATTATCGAGTTGCCCCAAAGCTAG
- a CDS encoding ParA family protein translates to MGYIISTANMKGGVGKTTLTVNLAASLVKDFGKRVLVVDLDNQISATLSLMSPQDFSKRRRDKRTLRHLVNKAIKPDIKLTIPIQDVICPYVCSLKDLDLLPGDLDLYDEFLVSEMLYEKAIKGGQPNFEQIWIRFERRLVQHILSPVIKDYDFIILDCAPGYNLLTRSGLLASDFYILPAKPEPLSVIGIQLLERRLAQQREIHKDDPVNIQLLGIVFTMSGSLLTGRYYQQVMRRVNEDYSATKLFKTRIPVDVSVSKAVDTFMPVVLCNPQSPGSKAFTQLTQEFIQKISVIATVKQNPAKFDLGE, encoded by the coding sequence ATGGGTTATATCATTTCAACTGCCAACATGAAAGGCGGTGTCGGTAAGACTACCCTCACCGTAAACTTGGCCGCTAGTTTGGTAAAAGATTTTGGTAAGCGGGTTTTGGTGGTCGATTTAGACAATCAAATCAGTGCGACTCTGAGCTTGATGTCTCCGCAAGACTTTTCCAAACGCCGCAGAGACAAACGGACACTGAGGCATTTGGTAAACAAGGCAATTAAACCGGATATTAAGCTAACAATACCCATTCAGGATGTAATTTGCCCCTACGTCTGTTCGCTGAAGGATCTAGATTTATTGCCAGGAGATCTTGACCTCTATGATGAATTTTTGGTATCTGAAATGCTCTATGAAAAAGCCATTAAAGGAGGTCAGCCCAACTTTGAACAAATTTGGATTCGCTTTGAAAGAAGACTGGTACAACATATTTTAAGCCCGGTCATTAAAGACTATGATTTTATCATCCTTGATTGTGCGCCCGGTTATAATCTCTTAACTCGTAGCGGTCTTCTGGCTAGCGATTTTTATATATTACCCGCTAAGCCAGAACCTTTATCCGTCATTGGTATTCAATTGCTAGAAAGACGGCTAGCTCAACAAAGAGAGATTCATAAAGACGATCCAGTTAATATTCAGTTGCTGGGAATTGTCTTCACAATGTCAGGTAGTCTGCTGACGGGAAGGTATTACCAGCAGGTGATGCGGCGAGTTAATGAAGATTACAGCGCTACAAAATTATTCAAAACTCGCATCCCAGTTGATGTCAGCGTCTCCAAAGCAGTTGACACTTTCATGCCTGTTGTGCTGTGCAATCCTCAATCGCCTGGTAGTAAAGCTTTCACGCAGTTAACGCAAGAATTTATACAGAAAATAAGCGTTATTGCTACCGTCAAGCAAAACCCAGCAAAGTTTGATTTGGGAGAGTGA
- the ileS gene encoding isoleucine--tRNA ligase codes for MTESKTYKDTVNLPKTQFDMRANAIKREPELQKFWAENQIYEKLSQNNPGDIFVLHDGPPYANGALHIGHALNKTLKDIINKYQLLQGRKVRYVPGWDCHGLPIELKVLQDMKPAERQNLTPLELRRKARDFALKTVDQQRQGFKRYGVWGDWDNPYLTLNPEYEAAQIGVFGEMVLKGYIYRGLKPVHWSPSSKTALAEAELEYPEDAQGRPTHTSRSIYAAFEIVSLSAPLESALRPYLPELGVAIWTTTPWTIPGNLAVAVNPNLTYAVVEVTPNSDEETPSKFKYLIVAAELVERLSATLGVNLSVKATGSGKSLEGSTYRHPLFDRESSIVIGGDYVTTDSGTGLVHTAPGHGQEDYQVGRRYNLPILAPVDDDGNFTKEAGEFAGLNVLGEGNKAVIEALANAGALLKEEPYVHKYPYDWRTKKPTIFRATEQWFASVEGFREEALNAIASVKWIPPQGQNRITPMVAERSDWCISRQRSWGVPIPVFYDEETGEPLLTAETIAHVQAIVAEKGSDVWWELSVEELLPEKYRNGDRTYRKGTDTMDVWFDSGSSWAAVAKQRPQLHYPADMYLEGSDQHRGWFQSSLLTSVATNGIAPYKTVLTHGFTLDEQGRKMSKSLGNVIDPAMVIEGGKNQKEEPPYGADVLRLWVSSVDYSADVPISKNILKQMGDVRNKIRNTARFLLGNLHDFDPAKDAVPYENLPELDRYMLHRMTEVFEEVTEAMNSFQFFRFFQTVQNFCVVDLSNFYLDIAKDRLYISAADSFRRRSTQTVLAIAVENLARAIAPVLCHTAEDIWQFIPYPTPYKSVFESGWVKLDARWKNPELAAFWQQLRHLRGEVNKVMEQARKGDTIGSSLEAKVLLYVADDELRQRLQVLNPESQPLALFADEQLEVEEVDIPIQVTTKETSSQEWQTFLTDFSVVLSNWFDNLGGFLQNNQKPLTVLSLILAVAGVFYVTDATMDAINRIPLLKPFFTIAGVVYCLRFANRKLLKTTDRQELFAQIQSFKEEVVGKTSSRRTFIVQPAVSAQVTTEIQELTADLSSILKDSTLNKGVDELRYLFISSQVELVESPEALSGLEYKGQSDGLTVGVVKAEGEKCDRCWNYSLYVGKSALHPLLCDRCIPALALQ; via the coding sequence GTGACAGAATCCAAAACTTATAAAGACACCGTTAATCTGCCCAAAACTCAGTTTGATATGCGGGCGAACGCTATCAAGCGGGAACCAGAACTGCAAAAATTTTGGGCCGAAAATCAGATTTACGAAAAACTGTCGCAAAACAATCCCGGCGATATCTTTGTTTTGCACGACGGGCCACCTTATGCTAACGGGGCGCTGCACATCGGTCACGCCCTGAATAAGACTCTCAAAGACATTATCAATAAGTATCAGCTGCTGCAAGGACGCAAGGTTCGCTACGTTCCTGGTTGGGATTGTCACGGATTGCCGATCGAACTCAAAGTTTTGCAGGACATGAAGCCAGCAGAACGGCAAAACCTCACACCCCTGGAACTGCGCCGCAAAGCTAGAGATTTCGCCCTCAAAACAGTAGACCAACAGCGTCAAGGATTTAAGCGCTACGGCGTCTGGGGTGATTGGGATAATCCTTATCTGACTTTGAATCCAGAATATGAAGCGGCGCAAATCGGCGTTTTCGGTGAAATGGTGCTGAAAGGCTACATCTATCGGGGTTTGAAGCCAGTTCATTGGAGTCCCAGTTCCAAGACAGCACTGGCAGAAGCAGAATTAGAATATCCAGAAGATGCTCAAGGTCGCCCTACTCACACCTCGCGGAGTATCTACGCAGCTTTCGAGATCGTCAGTTTGTCTGCGCCATTAGAATCGGCTTTGAGGCCATACTTGCCAGAATTGGGGGTAGCTATCTGGACGACGACTCCCTGGACAATACCGGGAAATTTGGCAGTCGCCGTCAATCCAAACCTCACTTATGCAGTGGTGGAAGTTACTCCCAATTCAGACGAGGAAACACCGAGCAAATTTAAATACCTGATCGTCGCCGCAGAGTTGGTAGAGCGGTTGTCGGCTACTCTGGGAGTTAACCTGTCGGTGAAGGCGACGGGATCTGGCAAGTCTTTGGAGGGTTCCACGTATCGTCATCCGCTGTTCGATCGCGAAAGTTCGATCGTTATCGGCGGAGATTATGTTACTACCGATTCGGGTACGGGATTGGTTCACACAGCTCCCGGTCACGGTCAAGAAGATTATCAGGTGGGTCGGCGTTATAATTTGCCTATCCTTGCGCCAGTTGATGATGATGGCAACTTCACTAAAGAAGCAGGCGAATTTGCTGGCTTGAATGTGCTGGGTGAAGGGAATAAAGCAGTGATCGAAGCTTTGGCAAATGCGGGTGCTTTGCTGAAGGAAGAACCCTACGTCCACAAGTATCCTTACGATTGGCGCACCAAAAAGCCGACGATCTTTCGGGCGACGGAACAATGGTTTGCTTCCGTGGAAGGATTTCGGGAAGAGGCGCTAAATGCGATCGCATCCGTAAAATGGATTCCTCCCCAAGGCCAAAACCGCATCACCCCAATGGTGGCAGAACGATCGGATTGGTGCATCTCCCGTCAGCGCAGTTGGGGCGTGCCGATTCCCGTTTTCTACGATGAAGAAACGGGCGAACCGCTGCTGACTGCGGAAACGATCGCCCACGTCCAAGCAATTGTGGCCGAAAAAGGTTCTGACGTTTGGTGGGAACTCTCGGTAGAAGAACTTCTGCCCGAAAAATACCGCAATGGCGATCGCACCTACCGCAAAGGCACCGATACGATGGATGTCTGGTTTGACTCCGGTTCGTCCTGGGCAGCCGTGGCCAAACAGCGGCCCCAATTGCATTACCCAGCCGATATGTATCTGGAAGGGTCCGATCAGCACCGGGGTTGGTTTCAATCCAGTTTGTTGACAAGTGTAGCAACAAATGGTATAGCGCCCTATAAAACTGTGTTGACTCACGGTTTTACCTTGGACGAACAAGGTCGCAAAATGAGTAAGTCCCTGGGTAATGTAATTGACCCAGCGATGGTAATTGAGGGCGGGAAAAATCAAAAAGAGGAGCCGCCTTATGGCGCGGATGTGTTGCGCTTGTGGGTGTCTTCGGTAGATTATTCTGCCGATGTTCCCATCAGCAAAAACATCCTGAAGCAGATGGGGGATGTGAGGAATAAGATCCGCAATACCGCTCGTTTCTTGTTGGGAAATTTGCACGATTTTGACCCAGCAAAAGACGCGGTGCCTTACGAAAATCTGCCAGAACTCGATCGCTATATGCTGCACCGAATGACGGAAGTATTCGAGGAAGTGACGGAAGCTATGAATAGTTTCCAATTCTTCCGATTCTTCCAAACAGTGCAGAATTTCTGCGTCGTCGATTTATCCAATTTTTATTTGGATATTGCCAAAGATCGGCTTTATATCAGTGCGGCGGATTCCTTCCGTCGTCGCAGCACTCAGACGGTGCTGGCTATTGCTGTGGAAAATTTAGCACGTGCGATCGCACCCGTTCTATGCCATACAGCAGAAGATATCTGGCAATTTATTCCTTATCCAACACCCTACAAATCTGTATTTGAATCCGGTTGGGTCAAATTAGATGCGCGTTGGAAAAACCCCGAACTCGCTGCATTTTGGCAACAATTACGCCATCTGCGCGGGGAAGTTAATAAGGTAATGGAACAAGCGCGAAAAGGTGACACGATCGGATCTTCTCTGGAAGCCAAAGTGTTGCTTTACGTCGCTGACGACGAGTTACGCCAACGCTTGCAGGTTTTGAATCCTGAAAGTCAGCCATTAGCCCTCTTCGCAGACGAACAGCTTGAAGTTGAAGAAGTCGATATCCCCATACAGGTAACAACAAAAGAAACATCCTCCCAAGAGTGGCAAACGTTCTTGACAGATTTTTCGGTCGTTTTATCTAATTGGTTCGATAATCTGGGCGGATTTCTGCAAAACAACCAAAAACCGCTGACAGTACTTAGCTTAATTCTGGCAGTGGCAGGCGTATTTTATGTAACAGATGCGACGATGGATGCTATAAATCGTATCCCTCTGCTAAAACCGTTTTTTACAATCGCTGGGGTTGTCTACTGTCTGCGTTTTGCTAATCGTAAATTGCTCAAAACAACCGATCGCCAAGAGTTGTTCGCTCAAATTCAATCCTTTAAAGAAGAGGTTGTCGGCAAAACTTCTTCAAGGCGAACATTTATTGTACAACCAGCGGTTAGCGCTCAAGTAACTACTGAGATACAAGAACTGACGGCAGACTTAAGCTCGATCCTAAAAGACTCAACACTCAATAAGGGAGTGGATGAGTTACGTTACCTGTTTATTTCTTCTCAGGTGGAACTGGTGGAATCGCCAGAAGCTTTGTCTGGATTGGAGTACAAAGGACAGTCTGACGGTTTGACTGTGGGTGTGGTGAAGGCGGAAGGGGAAAAATGCGATCGCTGCTGGAACTACTCGCTTTATGTAGGCAAATCAGCACTACATCCTCTGTTATGCGATCGTTGCATTCCAGCACTAGCCCTTCAATAG